The stretch of DNA TTTCATTTACTATTGGGGATATAAATGAAGTATCAGGAACAACAGAAACTTCAGGAACAAATACAACTTTAACCCAAGCTATAAAAGGTACAGGTGAAGCAGCTGTTAAAAGTGCAATGGAAGCTTTAAGAAATGCGGTTGGTGGAAATCAACAAGATGTATATGAATCAAGTGATATTTTAAGTGATGATAACGCTAATGCTTTGACCTTTAATGTGGGAGATACTATTTCTTACACAATAGGTGGAGTTACAGTTACCTCAGATGCAACAGCTACAAGTTCTGATGCAGCCGTTGATGATTTAATTACAAAAATAAATTCAGACCCAGATTTACAACTTTTAGTTGAAGCAAAAAATATTAATGGAAAATTAGTAATTGAATCAAAAAAAGCTGGAGAAGAATTTTCTGGAATATTAAAATTTAATGATGGAGCAACTACATACACAAAAGAAAAAAATCTTGATTTAAGTGGGAATAGTGGAGCTGGTGCAGAATTTATGCAAATAATTTCAACTATTGACCAAACTTCATCAAAATCATCTTTACAACTAAAACTAGATTCTCTTGGTTTAACAGATTCATCTTTTGGAGAATTTTCTGTAGATAGTAATGGAATAATAACAATGAAACAAGATGGTGTTGATTATGCCGTTGGACAAGTTGCTATTGCTCAATTTAATAATAATATCGGATTAGAAGCTATTGGAGATAATTTACTTGCAAAAACAAAAGAGAGTGGAGATCCAATTTATAGCATAAATAATGATAATGGAACTTCAATAATAGGTGAATCTTTAGAATTAAGTAATGCTGATTTAAGTGAAAGTTTAGTTAATTTAATGGTATTTCAAAGGGCCTTTGAAGCAAATGCTAAATCAATTACAACAGCAGATGAAATTTTACAAACTTTAATAGGTTTAAAAAGATAATTAGGAGTTTATTATGGTTAGTTCAATAAGTACAATTAAATACAATTTAAGTTTATTAAACCAAAGAAATGAAAAAGTAACTTACCAAATGAGTAGTGGTGATGCTTTACAATATGGAAGTGATAATTCACAACAATACAATCAAATTCTTTCTGTTAATAATAGTGTTAAATCATATAGTTCAATCCTAGAAAGAATGAAATTATCAAATGCTTATAACACCACAAGTGATACAGCAGTTGCAAGTATGAAAGATTCTATGAAATCTATACAATCTTTAGTACAAAAAGCTCTAACAGCAACCACAAGTAGTGAAGGTAAAGCAACAATAGCTGATGAAATAGAATCTGCAAAAAATACTATTTATTCTCTAGCAAATAGTAATACAAGTGGACAATATCTATTTTCAGGAAGTAGTTTATCAACTCAAGCTTTTCAAAAAGATGCAACAACAGGAAAAATAACTTATACCGCAACAAATGATAACAAAAGTGTAAATGTAGAAACAGGTTCTTATACTACACAAGGTGTAAATGGAATAGAGCTTTTATATTATACAAATAATACAGCACAAGCAGGTGAAGATTTAACTTTTGAGGAAAATGAAATTATCCTAGATAAAAATGAAAATCAATATAAATTATTAGACAACGATAATGATGGCTCTTTCGATGGTTTGTATTTAAATGGAGATAGTTCAAACATTTCTTTACCTGTAACAGACAATGGAGATGGAAGTTTTACAGTAAATAATTCAGGAACAACAGCTTTACAATCAAAACACTCTATATTTGATGATTTAGACAAAATTATAAATGCTTTAAAACAACAAGATTCAAGTGGAAATGCTATAACGGAAGATGAAGCAAATACTCTTTTATCTGATGCTTTATCTACGGTTACTAATGCATATGACACAATGAATATAACCCATGCCAAATTAGGAACAAGAACAGCTTCTATTGAAAATTATGAAGATATAGTTCAAACAAAACTTTCAAATTTTGACATTCTTCAAGAAAATTATTCAGCAGCTGATGTTACCGCACTGGCTATTGAATCTCAATCTTTAGAAAGCACATATACTGCTTTATATTCAACAATAAACAAGGTAAATAACTTATCACTTGTTAAGTATTTAAATTCATAAAGGATTATACATGAAAACTAATTTAGAAATAAAAAATTTAGAATCACAGGTAATTGAGTGTTATAGTTATTTTATGAATAATTATCAAAATACAAATTTTGACGCTTTAGAATCAATGGTTTTACAATTACAAAAATCAATGAATTTATTAACTATGACAAATATTGTAAATGTTATAGATAGGGTAATTGAAGATGGAAGATTAAAAGATGGAAGACATTTTAGACAATACAATGTTAACTCTATTCAAACAACAAGAGATAATAAAATATATTTAGTTTGTTATGAAATTTTAGGAATAGATGCCATAGAAAATAAATTTATATTGGATGATAATTTATCTTATATAGATTTTGTTGATGTTAAAAAAATTTACTAGGGTAAATTATGATTAACTCATTATATACGGCAAAAAGTGGTCTTAGTGCCTCAAAATATTCAGTTGATGTTACATCAAATAATATTGCAAATGAAAATACAACAGGTTATGTAAAAAGAACGGTTAATACTTCTGAATTACCAGAACTAGAAAATGATATAGGAAATGGAGTATCTTTTGATGGGGTTACTAGAAATACAAATGTTTATTTATATGATAAATTAGTTTCTCAAAATAGTTTATCCTCTTATTATGAACAAGAAGATTCTATTTTAAGTAATCTTGAAATTATGTTTAGTGAAACTGAAACTAGTGGATTATCAACAACTTTAAGTACTTTTTTTAACTCTGTAGAATCTTTAAGAGCAGATTCAACTAATTTAATTTATCAAAATGATTTAGCAACTCAAGCTCAATCTTTAGTTGATGGTTTACAAACATTAAATGATGAATTAAATGATTCTCTTGATACTACAACACAAAAATTAGAAGATCAAGTTGATACTGTAAATAATATTTTAGAACAAATTGTTTATTTAAATAAACAAATAGTTGAAAGTAATACCGATTCAAATGATTTATTAGATAAAAGAGATGCTCTAGAAAAAGAGTTGTCAAATTATGTGGATATTGAAATAGATAGAACTAGTGATACTTATAATCTAAAAATTGCAGGAGTTAATGTAATTTTTAATAATACAAATCTTCACGAAGTAAGTATTAGTGAAAATAATATTGCTCAAAAAGATATTTATAATTCAAGTGATTTGGATGATAGTAATTTTAGTGATGGAGATGAAATATCAATAGTATTAAATGGTACAACAACACTAACTTTAAGTGCAAGTGTTAGTGGAACTGATGAAAATGAATTGAAAAATCAGATTATAAATGAGATAAATACAAACTCAAAATTCTCTGATTATACAGCTTATTTAGATTCTAGTAAAAATTTAGTAATAAAATCAAATATAGAAGGAGAAGAGGGTGAATTTTATATTTCTATTTCCGTAGCCACAAATGAAATATCAAAAAATGCCAATTCTGTTGAAGCTCAAAATAATGTTTCTCTGGCTGTTTATAATAATAAATTATCACTAAGTGGAGGTTCATTAAAAGCAATTACTCAAGAACTTACTAGTTCAACTTCAAGTATATATTCATATAAGAATAGCTTAGATGCATTTGCAAAAGCATTAGTTGATACAGTTAATTCAAGTAGTCAAACACCCTTATTTAAAGGTTCTAGTGTAGATACTTTGAGTTTTGAAAAAGATAATATTACTTCACTTACAAGTGAAGATTTAGAAAATCTGGCGAAAATACAATGGGACAAAGGTTTAACTATTGGGACAACTTCTAATACTTCATTTAGTGAGTTTTATCAAAATTTATTAGTAAAAGTATCTTCAAATGTTGAAAATAATAATTTTAAATTGGAATCTCAAAATGCAATAGTAAATTCACTAGAAAGCGCTTATAACAATTTAACAAAAGTAGATTCTGATGAAGAGATGATAAATCTTCTTCAATATCAAGCAGCATACGAAGCAAATGCAAAAGTAATTACAGCAGTAGATGAAATGTTGCAAACTTTATTAGCTATGTAAAGGAGAAAAAAATGGCAGAGGGAATATTAGGACTTGGAAGTTCAGGAAGTGTTGATTTAAGCTCAGAATTATTAACAAAACTTAAAACAGCAGAAAGTACTTCTATTTTAGATCCAATAACAGCAGAAAAAGAAGATACTCA from Arcobacter suis CECT 7833 encodes:
- a CDS encoding flagellar hook-associated protein FlgK encodes the protein MINSLYTAKSGLSASKYSVDVTSNNIANENTTGYVKRTVNTSELPELENDIGNGVSFDGVTRNTNVYLYDKLVSQNSLSSYYEQEDSILSNLEIMFSETETSGLSTTLSTFFNSVESLRADSTNLIYQNDLATQAQSLVDGLQTLNDELNDSLDTTTQKLEDQVDTVNNILEQIVYLNKQIVESNTDSNDLLDKRDALEKELSNYVDIEIDRTSDTYNLKIAGVNVIFNNTNLHEVSISENNIAQKDIYNSSDLDDSNFSDGDEISIVLNGTTTLTLSASVSGTDENELKNQIINEINTNSKFSDYTAYLDSSKNLVIKSNIEGEEGEFYISISVATNEISKNANSVEAQNNVSLAVYNNKLSLSGGSLKAITQELTSSTSSIYSYKNSLDAFAKALVDTVNSSSQTPLFKGSSVDTLSFEKDNITSLTSEDLENLAKIQWDKGLTIGTTSNTSFSEFYQNLLVKVSSNVENNNFKLESQNAIVNSLESAYNNLTKVDSDEEMINLLQYQAAYEANAKVITAVDEMLQTLLAM